The Pocillopora verrucosa isolate sample1 chromosome 14, ASM3666991v2, whole genome shotgun sequence genome has a segment encoding these proteins:
- the LOC131797201 gene encoding uncharacterized protein → MWRHYFPTYHPPFWSYSFTLFLLRFCLIIYLSMPPKARSGYTKKRKYRGNQYSTESKRSKKEKTSVSTKGLGKECSASARKIPAGLTTASSEGIKECKESIISGFRFVDMRILSSVMECMPCKECFVCDLILQEQAMKRKGCASNLRLLCCSCGWSMEFFTSAQIGRFFEVNRRFVYASRSVGCGRAAGKRFCGLMNMPPPPRPTPYARHNKEILRAVKKISLETMRDTAREIHDIKPGSDEGIARCGVSVDGTWQRRGFSSLNGCVSAISMDTGKVVDVEPLSKVCIKCREHENDPDTPETTAWRADHRASCKANFKGSAPAMEPEGALRMFQRSVDLHKLQYDEYYGDGDSKSYSLVKDVYQVYDIEVQKKECVGHVQKRLGTALRKLKKEKKGMGGKGRLTDAMIDRLQNYYGIAIRSNSGDLAAMKKAIYASLFHCASSADSNYHGHCPEGPESWCGFQRDKVNRTNTFKHGTGLPLDVREEIKPIYKRLSEDSLLSKCLDGKTQNQNESLNGMVWEHVPKGVFVGSEVLQLGVYDAVAHFNIGSRAAIKVFESLGIPPGEFCINECQQLDKIRVLKAEYKFQEKNKTRRRLLRGKRKKKNDKSQEKEGDIYAPGAF, encoded by the coding sequence ATGTGGCGACACTATTTCCCAACTTATCATCCACCATTTTGGTCGTATTCGTTCACTCTATTCCTATTGCGATTTTGcttgataatttatttatcaatgccACCAAAGGCTCGTTCTGGTTACACAAAAAAGCGTAAATATCGTGGAAACCAGTACTCTACTGAATCGAAGCGTtcgaagaaggaaaaaacgagTGTCAGCACCAAAGGTCTTGGGAAAGAATGTTCAGCTTCTGCCCGCAAGATTCCAGCAGGTCTGACCACCGCATCTTCTGAGGGTATCAAGGAGTGTAAGGAGTCAATCATAAGTGGATTTCGGTTTGTAGATATGAGAATTTTGTCTTCTGTGATGGAATGTATGCCATGCAAAGAATGCTTTGTTTGTGATTTAATTTTACAAGAGCAAGCTATGAAACGCAAAGGTTGTGCCTCGAATCTTCGTTTGCTTTGCTGCTCGTGTGGTTGGTCTATGGAATTCTTTACTTCAGCTCAAATAGGCCGTTTCTTTGAAGTAAACAGAAGATTTGTGTATGCTTCAAGATCTGTTGGTTGTGGACGTGCGGCAGGTAAGAGGTTTTGTGGACTTATGAACATGCCGCCACCTCCTAGACCTACACCATATGCTCGCCATAATAAAGAAATACTCCGAGCAGTAAAGAAGATCTCACTGGAGACAATGCGTGATACTGCAAGAGAGATTCACGATATCAAGCCAGGTTCAGATGAGGGCATAGCAAGATGTGGAGTGTCTGTTGATGGAACATGGCAGAGAAGAggcttttcttctttaaatggCTGTGTGAGTGCTATTAGCATGGATACAGGGAAAGTGGTAGATGTTGAGCCCCTAAGCAAAGTTTGTATCAAGTGCAGGGAGCATGAAAATGATCCTGACACCCCAGAAACTACTGCATGGAGAGCAGACCACAGAGCCTCTTGCAAGGCAAACTTTAAGGGTTCAGCACCAGCTATGGAACCAGAAGGCGCCCTTCGAATGTTTCAAAGGTCAGTAGATCTGCATAAGCTGCAGTATGATGAATATTATGGCGATGGTGACAGCAAAAGTTACTCATTAGTCAAAGATGTATACCAAGTCTATGATATTGAAGTTCAAAAGAAGGAATGTGTTGGCCATGTTCAAAAACGACTGGGAACAGCTTTACGAAagttaaagaaggaaaagaaagggatGGGTGGGAAAGGCAGGCTGACAGATGCCATGATTGACAGACTGCAAAATTACTATGGAATTGCCATTCGAAGCAACTCAGGTGATCTTGCTGCCATGAAGAAGGCAATTTATGCCAGCTTGTTTCACTGTGCTTCTTCTGCAGACAGTAATTACCATGGGCATTGCCCTGAGGGTCCTGAAAGCTGGTGTGGTTTTCAGCGGGACAAGGTCAATAGGACAAACACTTTCAAACATGGAACTGGCCTACCTTTAGATGTCAGAGAGGAAATCAAACCCATTTATAAAAGGTTGAGTGAGGACAGCCTTCTCAGCAAATGTCTTGATGGCAAGACTCAAAACCAGAATGAGTCACTCAATGGTATGGTTTGGGAGCATGTGCCAAAGGGGGTGTTTGTTGGTTCTGAAGTACTGCAGCTGGGGGTTTATGATGCTGTCGCTCACTTTAATATTGGTTCAAGAGCAGCTATTAAAGTGTTTGAGAGTCTTGGAATTCCCCCAGGTGAATTCTGTATAAATGAATGCCAGCAGTTGGACAAGATTCGTGTTTTGAAAGCTGAATACAAGTTCCAAGAGAAGAACAAGACAAGGAGGAGGCTACTCaggggaaaaagaaagaaaaaaaatgacaaatccCAGGAAAAGGAGGGTGACATATATGCACCTGGTGCATTTTAA
- the LOC131797198 gene encoding LOW QUALITY PROTEIN: alpha-protein kinase vwkA-like (The sequence of the model RefSeq protein was modified relative to this genomic sequence to represent the inferred CDS: deleted 1 base in 1 codon; substituted 1 base at 1 genomic stop codon): MTIQGKKAVSEPSPKKVCASKFYPKSLSIQDKLKLGIVISKKSSTVFSIYKFDFEHMQWSNIPMEAEFLVAESPFASGGFRQAFKATSITEGFKEVTWVVKKYLKSASEIIKATQETEESHTKKSVQMHYLARNFASQLKEQIEKEQLMEFGPTFEYKKVFMGKTNSGEFVSIEEYIDGDIITYINNNGDVCEKGTVCDKAETFVHFTHEKSEGKLIVLDIQGAGYTLYDPEIASLDLLSDDGTCQFCTGNLSEIAMXNFFEKHHCNKYCKL; encoded by the exons ATGACAATCCAAGGAAAAAAGGCTGTGTCAGAACCAAGCCCCAAAAAAGTCTGCGCAAGTAAATTTTACCCTAAGAGTTTGTCCATCCAGGATAAGCTAAAACTAGGGATAGTCATCTCCAAGAAAAGTTCCACTGTCTTTAGCATCTATAAGTTTGATTTTGAACACATGCAATGGTCCAATATACCAATGGAGGCAGAATTCTTGGTAGCTGAGTCACCATTTGCTTCTGGTGGATTCCGACAAGCTTTCAAGGCCACTAGCATAACAGAGGGATTCAAAGAGGTCACATGGGTCGTCAAAAAGTATCTCAAGAGTGCCTCAGAAATAATTAAAGCAACACAAGAAACTGAAGAAAGTCACACAAAGAAGTCAGTGCAAATGCACTACTTGGCCCGCAATTTTGCATCCCAACTGAAGgaacaaattgaaaaagagcAGCTGATGGAGTTTGGCCCAACatttgaatat aaaaaagtaTTCATGGGTAAGACAAACAGTGGGGAGTTCGTTTCAATTGAAGAGTACATTGACGGTGATATTATTAC GTACATAAACAATAATGGTGACGTATGTGAAAAGGGTACAGTTTGTGACAAAGCAGAGACCTTTGTCCACTTTACTCATGAGAAATCTGAGGGAAAGCTTATTGTTCTTGATATTCAGGGTGCTGGGTACACACTATACGACCCAGAAATTGCATCGTTAGATTTACTAAGTGATGATGGTACATGCCAATTCTGTACTGGGAATTTGTCTGAAATTGCCATGtagaatttttttgagaaacaccACTGCAACAAATATTGCAAACTTTAA